One window from the genome of Brachyspira hampsonii encodes:
- a CDS encoding flagellar hook-length control protein FliK yields MVNGLGNLLSFVDTNVSSNNSPYNLNNYSYDDSFANMLNKTQTDYSAPSSVSNKIERNLNTEENYKENNYNSYDDYYNDYNEYDANDNLNTIEEKSSSSDERALKKTDTASDNHNAEDAKQVNDTKKEQAENKSEELNASSNKDNIEEKAKKLAAGNENRSSKEKLALTKEKAKLLLQNTSNDKKADAKEINTADTKENILAKADKKENTKKTEEIENIKKQIESLNAEELSEEDKKELEDLIDSLEALKAMIENDGSEDKKEVLAENNEDNIEVKDIDNSDDIKEIKIASNKDNDKNIETKDINDISIEDNAMQIDNNAAADANIDMNNIENKYADKKDTAEIKNNNSTLNNTISDDKGAELTIINMKDSAENANLKGYNHYNNNVSKTHNSTNLTDNMIKFQDLMGKLVEKAQVAVNNGKSEVLMSLNPEYLGKVRLKISMDGDNLIGKIFVDNADVKDIFTKNLDTVITSLSEIGINIEGFDVMLRQDMPNNEGGFGEELENIGNRFASENNNVEEVKADIKAYIVPERKLNLLI; encoded by the coding sequence ATGGTAAATGGATTAGGCAATTTATTATCTTTTGTTGATACTAATGTTTCATCTAACAATAGCCCTTATAATTTGAATAATTACAGCTATGATGATTCTTTTGCTAATATGCTAAATAAAACTCAGACAGATTATTCTGCTCCTTCAAGTGTTTCTAATAAAATAGAAAGGAATTTAAATACTGAAGAAAATTATAAAGAAAATAATTATAATAGTTATGATGATTATTATAATGATTATAATGAATACGATGCTAATGATAATCTAAATACTATAGAAGAAAAGTCTTCTTCATCTGATGAAAGAGCCTTAAAAAAGACAGATACTGCTTCAGATAATCATAATGCAGAAGATGCAAAACAAGTAAATGATACAAAAAAAGAACAAGCAGAAAATAAGTCAGAAGAATTAAATGCTTCATCTAATAAAGATAATATAGAAGAAAAAGCAAAGAAATTGGCCGCAGGCAATGAAAATAGATCATCTAAAGAAAAATTGGCTCTAACAAAAGAAAAAGCTAAACTCCTTTTACAAAATACTTCTAATGATAAAAAAGCTGATGCCAAAGAAATTAATACAGCTGATACTAAAGAAAATATCCTAGCTAAAGCTGATAAAAAAGAAAATACAAAAAAGACTGAAGAAATAGAAAATATAAAAAAACAAATAGAATCTTTAAATGCTGAAGAATTAAGCGAAGAAGACAAAAAAGAATTAGAAGACTTGATTGATTCTTTGGAAGCATTAAAAGCTATGATAGAAAATGACGGCAGCGAAGATAAAAAAGAAGTTTTAGCTGAAAATAATGAAGACAATATTGAAGTAAAAGATATTGATAATTCAGATGATATCAAAGAGATAAAAATAGCTTCCAATAAAGATAATGATAAGAATATAGAAACAAAAGATATTAACGATATCAGTATTGAAGACAATGCTATGCAGATTGATAATAATGCTGCTGCAGATGCTAATATTGATATGAATAATATAGAAAATAAATATGCAGATAAAAAAGATACTGCTGAAATAAAAAACAATAACAGCACTTTAAATAATACTATATCAGATGATAAAGGAGCAGAACTTACTATAATCAATATGAAAGATTCTGCTGAGAATGCTAATTTGAAAGGATATAATCATTATAACAATAATGTATCAAAAACTCATAATAGCACAAACCTTACTGATAATATGATAAAATTCCAAGACTTAATGGGAAAATTGGTAGAAAAAGCCCAAGTTGCTGTTAATAACGGTAAAAGCGAAGTATTAATGAGTCTTAATCCTGAATATCTTGGAAAAGTAAGATTAAAAATCAGTATGGACGGAGACAATTTAATAGGTAAAATATTTGTAGATAATGCAGATGTTAAAGACATTTTCACTAAAAATTTAGATACTGTTATAACTTCATTAAGTGAAATAGGCATTAATATAGAAGGTTTTGATGTAATGCTTAGACAGGATATGCCTAATAATGAAGGGGGCTTTGGAGAAGAATTAGAAAATATTGGAAACAGATTTGCTTCTGAAAATAATAATGTAGAGGAAGTAAAAGCAGATATAAAAGCATATATAGTGCCTGAAAGAAAATTAAATTTACTTATTTAA
- a CDS encoding flagellar hook assembly protein FlgD: MISADALRMSDKEIKILKQEVGAFNLQHNFERDPTQNSLGKDAFLKLLTVQMSHQDPLSPMDNRDMIAQLAQFSSVEQMTEVNKNLDSMKTFYSSQTGYSMLGKSVEVMDEAGNRFLGPVEMIMENDTGVALAVRTDNGLITVRPEDVMIVHSSGDLMASEAAAVSQVREEQSENEAAKVFESSLIDKAQIIRPSGNEDNADEVNNEFGDMRSAIEAEINSAVQSEVSKTDNANLNKIEKTPGMLKAEEALMNSKEGGNKSIKK, encoded by the coding sequence ATGATATCAGCAGATGCTTTAAGAATGTCAGATAAAGAAATAAAAATATTAAAACAGGAGGTAGGAGCTTTCAATTTGCAGCATAATTTTGAGAGAGACCCTACACAAAACTCTTTGGGTAAAGATGCTTTCTTGAAACTCCTTACAGTACAAATGAGCCATCAGGATCCTCTTTCTCCAATGGACAACAGAGATATGATTGCACAATTAGCACAATTCTCATCTGTTGAACAAATGACTGAGGTTAATAAAAATCTTGATTCTATGAAAACATTTTATTCAAGCCAAACAGGATATTCTATGCTTGGAAAGAGTGTTGAAGTTATGGATGAGGCTGGAAACAGATTCTTAGGACCTGTTGAAATGATTATGGAAAATGATACAGGAGTGGCACTTGCCGTTAGAACTGATAATGGACTTATAACTGTTCGTCCTGAAGATGTTATGATAGTACATTCCAGCGGTGATTTAATGGCTTCTGAAGCTGCTGCTGTTTCTCAGGTTAGAGAGGAACAAAGTGAAAATGAGGCTGCTAAAGTATTTGAATCTTCTTTGATTGATAAAGCTCAGATTATAAGACCTTCAGGTAATGAAGATAATGCGGACGAAGTTAATAATGAATTTGGAGATATGAGATCTGCTATTGAAGCTGAAATAAATTCTGCTGTTCAAAGCGAAGTTTCAAAAACTGATAATGCCAATCTTAATAAAATTGAAAAAACTCCTGGAATGCTTAAAGCAGAAGAAGCACTGATGAACAGTAAAGAAGGCGGAAATAAAAGCATTAAGAAATAA
- a CDS encoding A1S_2505 family phage non-structural protein, whose product MNRISSSNITKLEDNEVFVFGSNTQGAHGGGAARFAMNFGAVYGQAFGLQGKTFAIPTVDYTKSGKMAVSEIKKYVDKFLAFTLEHKELKFLVTEIGCGIAGFKVEEMSELFREALKDEYSNVYLPKRFVEYLNS is encoded by the coding sequence ATGAATAGAATATCATCAAGCAATATAACAAAATTAGAGGATAATGAAGTATTTGTATTTGGGAGTAATACTCAAGGAGCACATGGAGGAGGGGCTGCGAGATTTGCTATGAATTTTGGTGCTGTATACGGACAAGCATTCGGACTTCAGGGTAAAACATTTGCTATACCTACAGTTGATTATACAAAAAGCGGAAAGATGGCGGTATCTGAAATAAAAAAGTATGTAGATAAGTTTTTAGCTTTTACCTTGGAGCATAAAGAGTTAAAATTCTTAGTAACAGAAATAGGATGCGGCATAGCAGGTTTTAAAGTTGAAGAAATGTCAGAGCTTTTCAGAGAGGCTTTAAAAGATGAATATAGTAATGTTTATCTTCCAAAGAGGTTCGTAGAATATTTAAATTCATAA
- a CDS encoding DUF1232 domain-containing protein has protein sequence MINDKNKKEDYVEINEEDIEILGEDGIYRKYEVYKRHQNKNKMKLRYWLPFVAAVIYTLSPIDLIPDRIPIGKLDDILLLVISFIYGIKKANFSYNPIINVIIRNIILSITITGFVMMIIIYILAVLL, from the coding sequence ATGATAAATGATAAAAATAAGAAAGAAGATTATGTAGAAATAAATGAAGAAGATATAGAAATATTGGGTGAAGACGGAATATATAGAAAGTATGAGGTATATAAAAGGCATCAAAATAAAAATAAGATGAAATTAAGATATTGGCTTCCTTTTGTTGCTGCGGTTATTTATACTTTATCTCCTATAGACTTAATTCCGGATAGAATACCAATAGGAAAATTAGATGATATACTGCTTTTGGTGATATCATTTATTTACGGCATAAAAAAGGCTAATTTCTCTTACAATCCTATAATAAATGTAATTATTAGAAATATTATATTATCAATAACTATTACGGGATTTGTTATGATGATTATCATATATATACTTGCTGTATTGTTATAA
- a CDS encoding EcsC family protein translates to MEEKSVLSFIKTVSSIPLIKIDKHKYLVSTFASEYPSLLNDILEKGAYDAGVPLNIIEAKSREAINYEIGKSTAISFVSGLPGGIIGIGAVPADTAQFLMHALRIVQKLCYISGFPSFTLGDSMTDDEACLAAVYIGVMFEDKEAILALNSIWKAIAEKSMRIGFRVTSVVGYAVAASILKSIGIKISSKGFMKSVSKAVPLIGGAVSAGFTYTSLQKMSNRLYNKIKESKYSIS, encoded by the coding sequence ATGGAAGAGAAAAGTGTTTTATCATTTATAAAAACAGTATCTAGTATTCCTCTTATAAAAATAGATAAGCATAAATATTTGGTTAGTACATTTGCTTCAGAATATCCTTCTCTTCTTAATGACATATTGGAGAAAGGAGCTTATGATGCGGGTGTGCCATTAAATATAATAGAAGCAAAATCAAGAGAAGCTATTAATTATGAAATAGGTAAATCAACAGCTATATCATTTGTTTCGGGTCTTCCCGGAGGTATTATTGGTATAGGAGCAGTTCCTGCAGATACGGCACAATTTTTGATGCATGCTTTAAGGATAGTACAGAAGCTATGCTATATATCAGGTTTTCCAAGTTTTACTTTAGGAGATTCAATGACGGATGATGAGGCTTGTCTTGCTGCCGTATATATTGGCGTAATGTTTGAAGATAAAGAGGCTATACTTGCTTTAAACAGTATATGGAAAGCTATAGCTGAAAAGAGTATGAGAATAGGTTTTAGAGTAACTTCTGTGGTTGGATATGCTGTTGCTGCAAGTATATTAAAATCTATAGGTATAAAAATAAGTTCTAAAGGTTTTATGAAATCTGTTTCAAAGGCTGTACCTCTAATCGGCGGTGCAGTATCAGCAGGTTTTACATACACTAGTTTGCAGAAAATGTCTAATAGACTTTATAATAAAATTAAAGAAAGCAAGTATTCAATAAGCTGA
- a CDS encoding DUF438 domain-containing protein, which yields MTTLEYINTNETIYNLCTKYPQIKEILFDLGFDKIKNPMMFNTVSKFMTLNKAIKMKGIDSEKLRKKFNEHGFNFENDRNGILKSLIVKLHCGESIEEIKREFENKLVKVSAEEVHNAMHELVNNGMSIDEAKRFFYIRTLVLKDAMDNNTEIDYKAIDILKKENRYIEKLLDEIIVNDNINLLEDLYNNINRHYIKKESLFFAALKKHGNDEPSKVMSKVDRDILNELKDIISYYQKNNNQINFESMKLLKDHISDMIFKEENILIPLSVSVLTKEDFDDIEIKYGKNS from the coding sequence ATGACAACTTTAGAATATATTAATACAAATGAAACTATATATAATTTATGCACTAAATATCCGCAAATTAAAGAAATTTTATTTGATTTGGGATTTGATAAGATAAAAAATCCAATGATGTTTAATACTGTATCTAAGTTTATGACTTTGAATAAAGCTATCAAAATGAAAGGTATTGACAGTGAAAAATTAAGAAAAAAATTTAATGAGCATGGTTTTAATTTTGAAAATGATAGGAATGGTATATTGAAATCACTTATAGTAAAACTTCATTGCGGTGAAAGTATAGAAGAAATTAAGAGAGAATTTGAAAATAAGTTAGTTAAAGTTTCTGCTGAAGAAGTTCATAATGCTATGCATGAGCTTGTTAATAACGGCATGAGTATAGATGAGGCTAAAAGATTTTTTTATATAAGAACACTTGTTTTAAAAGATGCTATGGATAATAATACTGAAATTGATTATAAGGCTATAGATATATTGAAAAAAGAAAATAGATATATAGAAAAATTATTAGATGAAATTATAGTAAATGATAATATTAATTTATTAGAAGATCTTTATAATAATATTAATAGACATTACATAAAAAAAGAAAGTTTATTTTTTGCAGCTTTGAAAAAACATGGCAATGATGAACCTTCAAAAGTAATGAGTAAAGTTGATAGAGATATATTAAATGAGTTAAAAGATATTATTTCTTATTATCAAAAAAATAATAATCAAATTAATTTTGAAAGTATGAAATTATTAAAAGATCATATTTCAGATATGATTTTCAAAGAAGAAAATATATTAATACCTCTTTCAGTTTCTGTACTCACAAAAGAAGATTTTGATGATATAGAAATTAAGTACGGTAAAAATAGCTAA
- a CDS encoding AGE family epimerase/isomerase: MSNLNEVKNEYLHMLKDNVIPFWLKNGLDKKHGGYYTALDRKGSLIESDKSVWFQGRFAWVLSTLYADFEKKDEYLEAAKLGIDFLEKYCFDKEGDGRMFFRVTEDGKPIIKRLRYYYSETFCLIAMAAYSRASGDKSYAKKARKILDDIDRYQKEGMLIPKFNAVNRPTIAFGPPMIMLATVQELRKADPENKDYYNKYIDNLLSNIQLFLYEDKKAVLEQCNPDGTLQDHFEGRLLNPGHAIESSWFILRESIERGHDEKLKALGLKIFDWMWEWGWDKEYGGIIQYMDVLGKPKSEYHHDMKFWWPQTEAAIAALYCYYFTKDNKYLEKHDTVKEYTKKFIDTEYGEWFGYLHRDGRISTDLKGNMYKGPFHIPRMYMKCAEIIDAINAK, encoded by the coding sequence ATGAGCAATTTAAACGAAGTAAAAAACGAGTATCTTCACATGCTCAAAGACAATGTTATACCATTTTGGCTTAAAAACGGTCTTGATAAAAAGCATGGCGGATACTACACTGCTTTAGACAGAAAAGGAAGCCTTATAGAAAGCGATAAATCCGTATGGTTTCAGGGAAGATTTGCTTGGGTATTATCTACTCTTTATGCTGACTTTGAAAAAAAAGATGAGTATTTAGAAGCTGCAAAATTGGGAATAGACTTTTTGGAAAAATACTGTTTTGATAAAGAAGGCGACGGAAGAATGTTTTTCAGAGTAACTGAAGACGGTAAGCCAATTATAAAAAGATTAAGATACTATTATTCAGAAACATTCTGTCTTATAGCTATGGCTGCATATTCAAGAGCTAGCGGTGATAAAAGCTATGCTAAAAAGGCAAGAAAAATATTAGATGATATAGACAGATATCAGAAAGAAGGAATGCTTATACCAAAATTTAATGCCGTTAACAGACCTACTATAGCTTTCGGACCTCCTATGATAATGCTTGCTACTGTTCAGGAATTAAGAAAAGCTGATCCGGAAAATAAGGATTATTACAATAAATATATAGATAATCTTCTTTCCAATATACAATTATTCCTATATGAAGATAAAAAAGCAGTATTAGAACAATGCAATCCAGACGGTACTTTACAAGATCACTTTGAAGGAAGACTATTAAATCCAGGTCATGCTATAGAATCATCTTGGTTCATATTAAGAGAATCTATAGAAAGAGGACATGATGAAAAACTAAAAGCCTTAGGACTAAAAATATTCGATTGGATGTGGGAATGGGGCTGGGATAAAGAGTACGGCGGTATTATTCAGTATATGGATGTACTTGGAAAGCCTAAAAGCGAATATCATCATGACATGAAATTCTGGTGGCCTCAGACTGAAGCTGCTATTGCCGCTTTATACTGCTACTATTTCACTAAAGATAATAAGTATCTAGAAAAACATGATACAGTAAAAGAATATACTAAAAAATTTATTGATACAGAATACGGCGAATGGTTTGGATATCTTCACAGAGACGGAAGAATATCCACCGACTTAAAAGGAAATATGTATAAAGGACCTTTCCATATTCCTAGAATGTACATGAAATGTGCTGAAATAATAGATGCTATTAATGCTAAATAA